CTTCTTTAAAAAGCACTATGGTCCATTTCTGACAAAGCCTTGGACTAAAGTGTTAGTTGTTTTGCTCTACTCAGGATACTTGGCCGGTAGCATATATGGTTGTTTTCAAATGCAGGAGGGAATTGATCTAAAAAATTTAGCACCTGATGATTCATATGTTGCTCCCTACTACAATAATGAGGACATATATTTCTCAGAGTATGGCCCTTTTGTCATGTTAGTTATTGAAGATGAAAACTTCAAGTATTGGGGGAAATTTGCTCGTGAAATTCTCAACATGTGCCTGAATGAATTTGAATCATCCGACATGGTTGCCAAAAACAGGACTATATTTTGGCTTGAATCGTATGAGCAATATGGAGTTGGTGCTAGTTTAGACCTTTCAGATGAAACTGTATTCATGAGTAATTTGCCCACATTTCTTATTGCATCAGGTTTCAAACATGATCTCAATATTTCTAATAACAAAATAGTTGCCTCTCGATTGTTTATCCCAACAGTTAACATTAGAACTGCAATAGATGAAAAGAACATGTTGAACTTTTTTAGGGACACAGCTTCCACTTGTTTTCCAAACTTGGATCTGATGGTCTACCATCCTGCTTTTATTTACTATGATCAATATGCAGTCATTGTTAGCAATACTATCCAAAATACTGTAGTTGCTACTGTGATCATGCTTGTAATTTCTCTTCTGTTGATTCCacaccctctctgttctctgtgggTGACCTTTGCCATTGCCTCTGTAATAGTAGGTGTAGCTGGTTTCATGGCTTTATGGGATGTTAATCTAGACTCCATCTCCATGATCAACCTGATTATCTGCATCGGCTTTTCTGTCGACTTTTCTGCACACATTTCCTACGCCTTTGTCTCAAGTGAAGAGAAAACAGCCAATGAAAAAGCTATTGATGCCTTATACCACCTTGGGTATCCAATTATACAAGGAGCTGTATCTACCATTGCTGGTGTTGTGGTCCTCTCAGCAGCAGAGAGCTACATTTTCAGGACCTTTTTCAAGATTATGTTTCTGGTCATCTTATTCGGTGCACTTCACGGCATCGTGTTCATCCCCATATTTCTGACATTCTTTGGGTGTTGTAGCAAATCAAACAGTGTTCAGGATGAAAAGGATCAACCTAGCATCAAACAGTATTTCAGGCATGGTAATGTGCAATTGTCGCTCAATGGTGTTGTAAGCCCTAAACATCGTTTTCCTGGCAGCACTGCCATCACAGCACCTAACCCTCACCCTTACCCTAACCGGACCCAGGCCTCCTTCGATCAGAATCAGAAACAGAACAGCTCAGTTCAGAACTATCAAAGTAACCCCGACTGTCCCTGAGCCTGTGCGGAcgtttgaaattgaaattgaagcacataggggtcattccacgtcaaatcaaccagagcgcacgcacttgcgtctcaaaaaaatctgaaaaaaagaacattttacagagtgtctcctgggtaacataggtgcaCATGGTATTGGCGTGCgctctgatttgatttgatttgatttttgatttgacatggaatgaccCATAGGCTATTTAATTGTGATGTCAATGTTACAAGGAAAATATATCTTTTCAGAGTTTCTTTATAGTTGAAATGCAATGTTGATTAGCCTATATATGAATATGTAGGTTACAACACTATAGTTTACAGTATAGACCTACAGAATACTAATTGCTTACTAATAATATACTTGATGTCAGTCATACTTTCTActttatatgtactgtatgctgtttATACTTGAATATGTTGTAACCACAGATCATTTTACTTTTTCATGTATAGGTCTGATGGTAAGACAATAGTATTTGTCAAAGTAAACAAATCATTGAAATGCACTAGAGAATTCCCCCACATCTGAATGTCTATCTATAAGGCGTGGAGAATTCTTTGTCATTGTTCCTGCGTAATCATTCCTGTGTAATCATGCCACACTGATACTTCACATGATAATATAGATGATATGTGACATGATATATAAAcctgaactgttttttttttacttgtgcAATAAACTGATATTGATAGACATGTTTGTTCCTAGTCTATTCCTAAAACAAATTTTGAACACAGAGGTATAAATATTGAAACCTTTCATCACCTTGTAAATAGACATGTTGGTCAATACCTTTACTTGCATAATTATTGCCACTTATTGCCACTTCACTTGATATGTTCATACATGCATTCATCATCAAGTTATCAGGTTAATTGGcttagttttatttcagttagcctaatagctggtttgatttgcattgagagatgatctAATGGAAAGTTGCCTactccatgccaatctctaggtatggtgaagggtatgtgatgtgggGCCATTTTGATTAAAAAGGCCAGGGAActtcatcaggatgcatagCACCCTaccctgaatccatgaaataactggcctttaaaaaataatcggcCTGCCTCCATGAAAATTTAACACAGGCGTGTGTATAGGCTACTTATGCccgatgtaggcctataatgaaaaacattcatttattcgtgatacattattcattttcAAAGAAAATTAGAGTCCTTAAATGTTGGATTTGTCCTAttttttaaggcattaagatacatttccaaaagacgatttaGGCTATTATTCCTCTTGTTAGTCAACTTTAGCGTGGGCTCATAAACTTGGGAGCACaattgtagcctaaatgtcacaGACAGTAAGCTATTAGTCAGAATTTAATATCAGGCCAGTGTTTACAGTTATGTTTGAAGTagcctatagtgtgtgtgtgtgtgtgtgtgtgtgtgtgtgtgtgtgtgtgtgtgtgtgtgcgcgtattttgacgtaggctactttgtcAGCAATGTTAGGCACTCATGATTGTGTCAATTATGTGCAGTGTTTACCTTTTCATGGACGTATCAATCTGGCACCTGCTGCTAGGCACCTAGCACCTGCTGCTAGGCTAATTGTCTCATTCCTGATCCCAATAACATCTGCGACCCATTCGTTCGTGGATCAGTCTCCCAATAAATAGGACTGCCATACGCTTGTGGGGGTCAGAGGCATTTTGCAGCCTCGGTTTGAATTTGCCGGTGCTGGGTACAGGCGCACACTGACGTTTTGTTAATCAGCTGGGCTATGCCGTCATTCCTGCCGTCAGGATTTCACATGGGATTTCCGGAAGCGACAGACGGGTCAgggcagagcccctttagggagagccggtccacttcctattaactccattgtaccggattgttcctgcaatctgttgaaattccactaggggcgctgccgagcaagtgataaatgaattgtggtctatggagctaTGCGGCTAAcgctcgtttttttcacagttgacaacttcatttcttaatgtacattgtcgtagtagctacctgagtataggttttccactggaaatgaaataaaaagtcactcatgtcctttctgcttttcataggatgggccgctttccgtgtaacatgctagcatttagctcatggatgctgattggtcagcgaggaatcgcgaccgattacgacgacgtcgtgaagctgaaccttcttttaggtctatggccgtagtggttcgcttttgtgtcacgtgacatgaaaactttgaaagggtttttaggaataacaacacatatagaaaattgcattggtcagctaattgtcaagtcaagttctcctgcatcgcatgcattaatgcaatttcaggagaaaaaattatataaagacaaatgtggtattggggggttcagctccattgccacccattcattcatcacttgctcgcgatcgccctctagttacagtaccatgcggaagtatttcgctagtggtccttctccccttattagacattctctggtcaGGGTTTTCAACTGCTCACCTGAACCAGAGGGTTAACGCGAAGTTGGTCATCAAGGATCTTTGAGGAActgtctccccctgctggtCTGAGGGCTTCActaaagggaagaggagagatagaCTTTCCTGCATAGTCTATCTGCATCTCCACCTCTTCCACACGTCCATGACCTTCTTTAAAAAtgctgtgtaggctactgactgTTTTACTGCTTCCACTGTCTACACTGTTTACTAGCCCACATGCACAACCCCTCCTTCTACCCCCCTGACTGGACTGTGATTTAACTTCATGCCATTGGCTGATGCCCTTGTCCTTCAAACCTATTCTTGCACTGCTGTTATATTTTATAACTTACATTCACTTCTTTCTTATGTTGTtcatatatgtaagggataatcaacgacgcgccgtgcgtttataggaaaataatgcacgttcgaagtggtaataaggacccgacgccgcaggcggaggggactttacacttcgataagtgcattattttcctataaacgcacagggcgcggagttgattatcccgcttataccactgctactatcattttcgtttatattgccgctgtcttagatacaacattgctgtttttaccgttacattcacattggcgaattaatattcaagtgtaataagcccaaaagaagggaactacttcatagccgtgcggtatatagaaaaataatgcacgttccaaatagcgcatcacaataggaaatttgaccaagcagtggtataattaTACAACAACTGTTACTTTGCTTacgtttttcagatttgttgCTGGTCGCTAGACTTTAACCCTGCGCTGTTGgacttacagtaggcctatagaccATCATGACACATGACGTATACATCatgaccttgaatttccccttggggatcaataaagccTGCCTACACAAATCAAACCAGATAGTAGGCtaactaaaataaataataataaaaaaaaaacatggcaatgtcttggtatggtgaagcgTATGTGATAATGAAGAACGTGTCAATAACAATATGTCACTTGTCTTTCCACTCTACACCAAAGAGACTATTCATCTGATAACATGATGATCAATGCACGTATGAACAAGTAAGAattatatgtactgtaagtgaagGCATTGACCTACAGTAAATGTCTATTATAATGAAAGGTTCAGGAATGAATAGTGTAATATAAGTTTAttgcattaataataataattaaaaaaaaaacaggtcaggtgtatacacacacacacacgcacgaacgcacgcacgcacaatatatatatatatatatatatatatatatatatatatcatgtaACATATCATCTATAACATGTGAAGTATATCAGTGTGGCATGACTACACAGGATTAATGACAAAGAATTCTCCACACTATAAAGAGAGACAAACGGGTGTAGGGGAATCCTCTCGAGCATTTCAATGTATTGTTTACTCAATGTTATTATCTATACCATTTGACCTACACATGAACAAGTAAAATGATCTGCACTGAGGTTGAAAAGCATTCAAGTATTGGCTACCCAGATATGAACAGATGCAGAATGAATATAATGTAGAAAGTATATGACTGACATGAaacatgtaagggataatcaacgacgcgccgtgcgtttataggaaaataatgcacgttcgaagtggtaataaggacccgacgccgcaggcggaggggactttacacttcgataagtgcattattttcctataaacgcacagggcgcggagttgattatcccgcttataccactgctactatcattttcgtttatattgccgccgtcttagatacaacattgctgtttttaccgttacattcacattggcgaattaatattcaagtgtaataagcccaaaagaagggaactacttcatagccgtgcggtatatagaaaaataatgcacgttccaaatagcgcatcacaataggaaatttgaccaagcagtggtataaattaTTAGTAAGCAATTagtattatgtaggcctacactgtaaccagaggcagacatccaggcttcagaaagtaaaagtccagcCAAGTATTTGACCCaaacatttagtaaaccagcgcAAACCAGCTCATcgtaattagcagccaggtagatcagatgaTCAGTGATCTCGCCTgggttaagtgcacaggtagaaataaTATATGGCAAGACTTTCACTTTCTGGACCCGGGATATCTGCCTCCAACTGTAACCTAGTGTGTTTGTTGAAAACCTACATATTCATACATAATCAACAATGCATTTTCAACTAAAGAAACtcctaaatatatatattttcctcGTAACATTGACAGCATAGTTAAATATCTGTGCTCCAATTTCTGTTCAGGGACAGTCGGAGTCACTAGAAAAGGTTGAAtggttctgattctgattggACCTTTGGCCAGACAATTCCACATGATCATGCCTTAAATTCTGCCCGTTGCCAGTTTGATCCTTTTCACCCTGAACACTGTTTGAATTGCTGCAGCATCCAAAGAATGTCAGAAATATGGGGATGAACACAATGCCGTGAAGTGCGCCGAATAAGATGACCAGAAACATAATCTTGAAAAAAGTCCTGAAAATGTAGCTCTCTGCTGCTGAGAGGACCACAACGCCAGCAATGGTAGATACAGCTCCTTGTATAATTGGATACCCAAGATTGTATAAGGCATCAATAGCTTTCTCATTGGCTGTTTTCTTTTTGCTTGAGACAAAGGCGTAGGAAATGTGTGCAGAAAAGTCGACAGAAAAGCCGATGCAGATTACCAGGTTGATCATGGAGATGGAGTCTAGATTAACATCCCATAAAGCCATGAAACCAGCTACACCTACTATTACAGAGGCGATGGCAAAGGTCAcccacagagaacagagagggtgCGGAATCAACAGAAGAGAAATTACAAGCATGATCACAGTAGCAACTACAATATTTTGGATAGTATTGCTAACAATGACTGCATATTGATCATAGTAAATAAAAGCAGGATGGTAGACCATCAGATCCATGTTTGGCCAACATTTGGAAACTGTGTCCCTAAAAAAgttcaacatgtttttttcatcaattGCAGTTGAAATGTTAGTTGTTGGAATAAACAATCGAGAGGCAACTATTTTGTTATTAGAAATATTGACATCCTGTTTAAAACCTGAGTTATCAAGAAATGTGGACAAATTACTCATGAATACAGTTTCATTTGAAAGATCTAAACTCTCCTTATCTCCATATTTCTTATAATCATCAAGCCAAAATATAGCATTGATTTTGGCAACCATGTCGGATGATTGAAATTCATTCAGGCACATGTTGAGATTTTCCTGAGCGCATTTATCCCAATATCGGAAGTTTTCATCTCTAATAACTAACATGACAAAAGGGCCATACTCTGAGAAATATATGTCTTCATTATCGTAGTAGTGAGCAACATACGAATCATCTGGTGCTAAATTTTTTAGATCAATTCCCTCCTGCATTTGAAAACAACCATATATGCCACCTGCCAAATATCCCAAGTAGAgcaaaataacacacactttAGTCCAAGGCTTTGTCAGAAATGGACCAACATACTTTCTAAAGAGGATATCCATGGGCATTTCCTCCTCTGCACCTGTCTCCGGATCATAAGCTCCTCCaactgaacatgaacatgaacaggCATTGCTATTGTTGTCTGGAGTTGGAGTCTCAACCTTCCTGCATATGAGCCAGTGCCTATTGCTTCCCTCTCTTTGTCCATTCAGGGCCAGAAAGGCACCAAAGAATGTGATGTTGTAGATGTAGCAGAAGAGGAGGGCTGTGCCGGTGTACATGCAGAAGGACTGGACCGACCCAAAAGGGGTCATGAGGCCAATGTAAAAGGCCAAGACGTCGGTCagagtggtgatggtgatggaaaCAGCAGCCTCCTTGTATGTCTCGGCCATGCGATCTTCCACCTCAGCTTTGACATTAGTTTTCTGCCAGCATGAAATCATGATGAACATGTCATCCACACCAATACCTGTGACAAGAGCACATTCTATGATGAAAAAGGGCATGATTGTATTTTCAGTGAGGATAGCAGGAGTTATTAGATTCAGCATGTTGAAAGCTTTTGCttgaaagaaaagaacacaaacTGGATGTCTTTTATCTACCAAGAATGAGAAAGGGAGCAGTCGCCACGGTCATCACGAATGGCATCCCACAGAAGAGCAGCAGTCCAAAACTGCTGAGCACCGCCAGGCCTGCAGACAGCACCCCGAAGGTGGCCACCCAGACCTTATTCCTCACACAGTCCAGCCTGATTGAGCACAGATATGACACATGCAGGTAAACATGCATCTACAGTCAAAAGTGCAGTAAATGTGGATACTATCTTATCATGTGGCTGTTGGAGTGAAGCCTTGAACGTCATACAGTGTGCTCATACATCATATTTTCTCATCATGCTTCCATGGAATGATACATTGTACAGCATACACTTAGTCTGATAATTGTTCATTACATCCAGACTACTGATATGTCTTACTAAAGGTTAAGGTAAATGCAGAGGATAATGTGATAGTCTATGGCGGTGTTGTGTCTGCTAATGCATCATTTGTACATTAAGGGAAAAATAATCCATCTTTGATTACTGAAGAGTTGAAAGCTCTGTTTTCATTgattatgatttatttatttatttatttatttatttaaaaaaaggttATCCCTGGTTTGAAGTATTTTAGCCAATCAACCAAATTCTATCAAAATGTCGAAGCATGTTTTACATTATGTACATTATATGTTCAGTGGTTCCATCATCATTCCATCCATCATCAATACAAAATGTGTAGCAAAGAACAAGGGCGTGTAGGTTTGGTCTCAGTTAGGATGGGGACACATCCAACTTCTACGTATTTCACGATACCATAATTATTGTTTCAATACCAATACCAAGTCAAGAATCTCGATACTTTTGCGTTcacgtttttttttatccttatTATTTGATTTGTGGGCCCCACCACGTTGACAACATcagtaatattgaatattgtgtgatcatttaCATCAGTGGTGATCATAGAATTTGACtgaccctcaacacacacacgcacacacacacacgcacacgcacacgcacacacacacacacacacacacacacacacacacacacacacacacataaaattatggttgtcatacatttctatttcatattttggaattcatacactttatatattttgctaattatttatagtattttctgatatGCATAATTATTAACAGTTAAACATATTTACTCATTTGAATGCATCACATTGATATTTAAAATCATTAGGCTATACTTGTCATCGTCACATTTATCTAATTGattgcctgtcactttaagaagaacATGAacgccagccagggttccagggttcataaaagGGTATGGGGTATCATTTTCTgagtcaaattgaccccaaggataatggatgtcggtaagatttgagttTAACATAAGAGTTACAGTAATAGTCCGTGACATGGTGACCTCTATTCTGTGCTATATGCGACTGTCTGTGCGGCACACCCCTATTCAACAtgactcctcctctctcagagaGCTAGAGGCTGGCGGACCACTGTTGGTCCACTGGGGGCAGATTAATATCTGCTTGATATTAAAGAGGAATATACAAAATGGGGACATTTCAAAATGGGATTTTCCAAAATAGTGTATATCATTACAAAATTGTTTAGAATTAATTGTACTGTAGCACTCTGCTAGAAAACAACATTATTAAACAATTAAGAATTTTACAGTCTTTATGAATTGAAGTCAATgaatgttcattttcatgacaAGTGTTTTAATATAAAATCTGTACACTCATAGCAATTTTGAATTAGGATTATAAAAATACATATTGAAGTTTTGTCTCTTATCTCAATAATCAGTTTACTAATGTTTATAGAACTACATGGAAACTCACCATCTACATCTTCTAATTTGGAAGATGATGTAGTTATCAATTTTATTTCAACAGTTATGTGATGTTTCACCTTAATGTACAACATACCTCAAGCAGGACATTATGGAGACAGTAATGGCCAGAAAGTATGTAACAGAGAACAGTGGGATGACTGTTTTAGAATTTGTGTCGAATTCCTCATCTCTTGATATTGAagtgaaatatgaaataaaaatcTGCAAAGTTTTTATAGAGAAACACTGGATTAGACCATTGGAAATTACACACATTTATAGCCAAAGCTATAGAGCATATTTTCTATGAGGCATTCAAACTTACATTTTCGGGGGCTGTGCTTCCTGAAAAATTCTTTATAAATGTCCTCAGCCATAGATCCGTTTCATTTTTCTTGTCTTCTTCCAAGTAATAGAAAAGCCTGATTGCTTGTGCAGTCTCTACACTGTTGTTTGGATACAGATCCACTCCACCAATTGCTGTCCCTATGAATTCTGTCTTGTTTTGGGGGTAAGCTATTGGTGTGCCATTAGTAACATGGTCGTTCACAATATCCAAAATTGGATTTGAGACACATCCCAAATCTCTGTCCTTGGCACACAGATCTGTAAAAGTCTTTTGACTTCCTTCTGCCTGGATTTGCTTTACTTTTTGGTCTAGTTTGTCAACGTCCTGAAACGCTTCTTCTGTGAGAATATTTGCTGAGTGCACAGCGATTAATGAAGCATATGTACCATCTGTGTAAAGCCTCAGACTTGAAAACTCCTCACCTTGTGGGAAGTGCTCTTTGACGTATGCTCTTTCCATCTTTGCCGGGCCATTTTTTGGAGTGAATTGATCTTCGATGTTGTTTGACTCTCTGTCTTCTAGAAAATAAAACCCTGCACCAAGACCTGCGGATATGACAAGGGGTGAAATAAGGAACACCCATGGGTATCTACCTACGATACGTCCAAGTTTACCAAAGCCTATTGATATCGGTTTTTCAATGCAGTTTGTGTTGCAGTTGGGCATGGTTAGGGCTATGCTGCATCTGAGGTAGATATTTTGAAAATGATATCCCTGTCCTTTCCCTATCTCTCAGCTGTTGAAGACTGCCAATATTGCCAAGGGAACTGTAGTTATGATTAATTTTATGACTTCCCATCAGGATGGTACAGTGTATTCTGGTTATACATTAACAAACATAAACCTGATGTCACTTACACTGGAAAAGCATGATGACAGTTCAGCCTTCGCTTGAACCATATccatttgtgtctttattacCTCAACTGAATCAGAAATGGCAATGCCTACACTGGGAATATTATCTAAAGAGGAAGTTATGACGTCATGGATTATTTTTGGCCCTGATGTTATGAATATGTTGGTGGGATAAGGGATTCCCGAGtttctgtgtgcatctgtgaaagaAGTAAAGGTGATCGTTtgcacactgtaatggctccaaaaaaaatctttatttgttaaagcaatagttcggaattttggacataggacctcatttccaactcagcctgggtgatataggtcggtgaagaccattttcagtaaatttctgcccttcctatgagttgcagcgttcatctcgtgctaatctggtgccaagataacgcaagtcaacggtaacatccagcctgccactgaaaacactccacagaacacccgaaacaaatacattttaacgtcagactatcgatgcacatgcctagtgttgatagaaccatgttagaaataaaacgaaccttgcatcgcattgcaatagcctaggggagagccgggtcaattgaaacgcgggacgaaagtaacacagcgatttcctcgaaaaccatgcacatctgaaatgtcatatgtCGTCAGTTTGTTCAACACACAAGACTTGCCAATCACGGGAAATCTCGTGCCATGACGTCATCGAATTCCAACGTTATCCCCGCAAACCTGTTTTTGACACCGGCAAGTAAAATCTTATGTGCGgtcatttttttgtgatcacaactcgtgtttattgtttcatgcaatgatcacatgaccatacgagagatgaatcattacttaaacatgtctgaaagtgttaaatgcattttgaggtttagaagcaaaatatgtttaagtgttagttagcactgtcgggacgattgaaacagttgtttcaatcgtcccgaactatcaatgcaaaaaaaaaaaaatgtttcaaaataaaagaggaagatcaattgtgaatccctcaacaaggcttacaacgggaaataagtaaattagatggaaatatagtcatcagcatggtataaaatgaagaaatgtgagtttCATCAAAACGCGTATCTCGACATTGACGCACatggaaaaatacattttttgacctacttatattttgaagaatcaggtgaaattttagccatgacaagtacagaagtatgttgttaggtatgtttcataaaaactagagtaaagtgaatggtttctgtttacaatatgctgtttcattcgtcCCGCACATGTGTGGGACGAATGggcgggtcaattgaaacaaatgacaacttacgttcaaagttaaaaaacaacgcgatcactcaaggtgtatatgaaattacactggtaactaagagaggacacatgtgagttgttgatcatatgacaacattatttgtatccctttcacctgttctgaaaaagacgttaaactgaaaagtgtttcaattgaccctgctctcccctactttgttccctgtatggcagtggcggattgatattgagaaactagtccctcaaaatttaataaatcattgagttgcaaggtcagttttatttctaaaattattctagcaacacggacatgtatatcgatagtccgacgatttaattgacttgtctcgggtgtgcggtggagtgagtaagactgttgttgatgtcagactgatgttaccgtagaaatgtgttagctcaaaaccagcgttagcaaagggggacgctgcaactgaaggaaggggctaaacgcggaaaaaaacggt
This is a stretch of genomic DNA from Sardina pilchardus chromosome 19, fSarPil1.1, whole genome shotgun sequence. It encodes these proteins:
- the LOC134066514 gene encoding patched domain-containing protein 3-like, with the protein product MPNCNTNCIEKPISIGFGKLGRIVGRYPWVFLISPLVISAGLGAGFYFLEDRESNNIEDQFTPKNGPAKMERAYVKEHFPQGEEFSSLRLYTDGTYASLIAVHSANILTEEAFQDVDKLDQKVKQIQAEGSQKTFTDLCAKDRDLGCVSNPILDIVNDHVTNGTPIAYPQNKTEFIGTAIGGVDLYPNNSVETAQAIRLFYYLEEDKKNETDLWLRTFIKNFSGSTAPENIFISYFTSISRDEEFDTNSKTVIPLFSVTYFLAITVSIMSCLRLDCVRNKVWVATFGVLSAGLAVLSSFGLLLFCGMPFVMTVATAPFLILGIGVDDMFIMISCWQKTNVKAEVEDRMAETYKEAAVSITITTLTDVLAFYIGLMTPFGSVQSFCMYTGTALLFCYIYNITFFGAFLALNGQREGSNRHWLICRKVETPTPDNNSNACSCSCSVGGAYDPETGAEEEMPMDILFRKYVGPFLTKPWTKVCVILLYLGYLAGGIYGCFQMQEGIDLKNLAPDDSYVAHYYDNEDIYFSEYGPFVMLVIRDENFRYWDKCAQENLNMCLNEFQSSDMVAKINAIFWLDDYKKYGDKESLDLSNETVFMSNLSTFLDNSGFKQDVNISNNKIVASRLFIPTTNISTAIDEKNMLNFFRDTVSKCWPNMDLMVYHPAFIYYDQYAVIVSNTIQNIVVATVIMLVISLLLIPHPLCSLWVTFAIASVIVGVAGFMALWDVNLDSISMINLVICIGFSVDFSAHISYAFVSSKKKTANEKAIDALYNLGYPIIQGAVSTIAGVVVLSAAESYIFRTFFKIMFLVILFGALHGIVFIPIFLTFFGCCSNSNSVQGEKDQTGNGQNLRHDHVELSGQRSNQNQNHSTFSSDSDCP